A DNA window from Oryzias latipes chromosome 5, ASM223467v1 contains the following coding sequences:
- the sp7 gene encoding transcription factor Sp7 isoform X2, producing the protein MAASILEEDTRYGSSPLAMLTATCNKFGSTSPVRDSATPDKTGSTTQVKKPYAMASDLQTAKIGRTTDASGLADSYTGSFTTAGGGGGGLLTPSGSPPSSAGGYSTEYNPFSHSFQTSVSQDPSLLVSKAHATADCLSSVYTSLDMTHPYGSWYKAGIHPGITSAPANSTSSWWDVHPNSNWLSATQPQTDGGLQASLQPVAPQASLSPQLPSYSTDFTTLNPAPYPSVGLGSSSHLLQPSQHMLPQDMYKPKPVPSTGLIESPMGLKPARGSGGYSGGGTPGRSSCDCPNCQELERLGASAASLRKKPVHSCHIPGCGKVYGKASHLKAHLRWHTGERPFVCNWLFCGKRFTRSDELERHVRTHTREKKFTCLLCNKRFTRSDHLSKHQKTHADSAMQGKAGAVEGDTDPRGEDTPELNSSTAPANPATDQITGGEEKTGTPNGVENSSGLLEI; encoded by the exons ATGGCCGCATCTATTCTGGAG GAAGACACTCGCTATGGCTCCAGTCCTCTGGCTATGTTAACTGCTACCTGTAACAAATTTGGCAGCACCAGCCCTGTCAGGGATTCGGCTACACCAGATAAGACCGGCAGCACCACTCAAGTAAAGAAGCCATACGCCATGGCCTCTGACCTTCAAACAGCTAAAATCGGGCGGACGACAGACGCCAGTGGCCTGGCGGACTCCTACACTGGCTCCTTCACCACAGCTGGAGGAGGTGGCGGTGGGCTGCTTACTCCATCTGGAAGCCCCCCTTCTTCAGCTGGAGGCTACTCGACAGAATATAACCCCTTCTCCCACTCTTTCCAGACCTCAGTCTCCCAGGATCCGTCTCTTCTCGTGTCCAAAGCCCACGCCACAGCCGACTGCCTCAGCAGCGTGTACACCTCGCTGGATATGACACACCCTTACGGCTCCTGGTACAAAGCTGGAATCCACCCCGGCATAACTTCTGCCCCAGCTAACTCTACGTCTTCCTGGTGGGATGTCCACCCCAACTCTAACTGGCTGTCTGCAACACAGCCCCAAACTGACGGAGGTCTCCAGGCCTCTCTGCAGCCTGTAGCACCGCAAGCGTCCCTCAGCCCACAGCTGCCAAGCTACAGCACTGACTTTACGACGCTCAATCCAGCACCGTATCCCTCAGTGGGGCTGGGATCCTCCTCACATCTCCTCCAACCCTCCCAGCACATGCTGCCCCAGGATATGTACAAGCCCAAGCCTGTACCAAGCACAGGGCTAATTGAGAGTCCCATGGGCCTTAAGCCTGCCAGGGGATCAGGAGGTTATAGCGGAGGGGGGACGCCAGGCAGATCTTCGTGTGACTGCCCCAACTGTCAGGAGCTGGAAAGACTgggagcttctgctgcttccCTGAGGAAGAAACCGGTCCACAGCTGCCACATCCCAGGCTGTGGGAAGGTTTATGGCAAGGCCTCCCACCTGAAGGCCCACCTGCGCTGGCACACTGGCGAGAGGCCCTTTGTTTGCAACTGGCTGTTCTGCGGGAAGCGCTTCACCCGCTCTGACGAACTAGAGAGGCACGTGCGCACCCACACGCGGGAAAAGAAGTTCACCTGCTTGCTGTGCAACAAGCGCTTCACACGCAGCGACCACCTCTCCAAGCATCAGAAGACCCACGCTGATTCTGCCATGCAGGGTAAAGCTGGAGCCGTGGAGGGAGACACTGATCCTCGGGGGGAAGACACCCCAGAGCTCAACTCCAGCACAGCACCGGCCAATCCCGCCACTGACCAAATCACCGGCGGAGAGGAAAAGACTGGCACACCTAATGGAGTGGAGAACAGCAGTGGATTGTTGGAGATCTGA
- the tarbp2 gene encoding RISC-loading complex subunit TARBP2, translating into MNDDTASDSWKRNSGCSSIEQMLAVNPGKTPISLLQEYGTRIGKTPVYDLLKAEGQAHQPNFTFRVSVGEISCTGQGPSKKAAKHKAAEAALKMLKGSLEGPAGVVVGVDEFVGVDVLVDEDGPQSEMKTTNTSQQSECNPVGALQELVVQKGWRLPEYTVTQESGPAHRKEFTMTCRVERFVEIGSGTSKKLAKRNAAAKMLSRIHDVPVDLRSTNDADTEEDTFNMHMGGRVESGKAKGFSCTWDSLRNSAGEKILQLRSHPLGMPSDSNSCALLSDLSAEQRFDVSYLDLEERSLSGLCQCLVELSTQPITVCHGFATNTDAARANAAHNALQYLKIMAGGK; encoded by the exons ATGAACGACGATACAGCATCGGACAGCTGGAAGAGAAACTCCGGGTGCTCCAG TATTGAGCAAATGCTGGCTGTGAATCCCGGAAAGACGCCCATCAGTCTGCTGCAGGAGTATGGAACGCGGATAGGCAAAACCCCAGTGTATGACCTGCTGAAGGCAGAGGGACAGGCCCACCAGCCCAACTTCACATTCCGCGTCTCCGTGGGAGAGATCAGCTGCACCGGCCAAGGGCCCAGCAAAAAGGCGGCTAAGCACAAGGCAGCTGAGGCTGCTCTGAAGATGCTGAAAGGAAGCCTGGAAGGTCCCGCTGGTGTCGTTGTCGGAGTGGACGAGTTTGTTGGTGTGGATGTGTTGGTTGATGAAGACGG ACCCCAGTCAGAGATGAAAACTACAAACACTTCCCAGCAGTCTGAATGTAATCCTGTCGGGGCTCTTCAG GAGTTGGTGGTACAGAAAGGATGGCGTTTGCCAGAGTACACAGTCACCCAGGAGTCTGGTCCAGCCCATCGCAAAGAATTTACGATGACCTGCAGAGTTGAAAGATTTGTCGAAATTG GAAGTGGTACTTCTAAGAAATTAGCCAAGAGGAATGCAGCTGCTAAGATGTTGTCACGAATACACGACGTGCCAGTAGACCTCCGAAGCACCAATGACGCCGACACGGAAGAGGACACGTTTAACATG CACATGGGCGGTAGAGTGGAGTCGGGCAAAGCGAAAGGCTTCAGCTGCACGTGGGACTCTCTGCGGAACTCGGCTGGAGAGAAGATCCTCCAGCTTCGCAGCCACCCTCTGGGCATGCCCTCTGACTCCAACTCCTGCGCTCTGCTGAGTGACCTGTCTGCAGAGCAGCGCTTTGATGTCAGTTACCTAGACCTAG AGGAGCGCAGCCTCAGCGGCCTGTGTCAGTGTCTGGTCGAGCTGTCCACTCAGCCAATCACGGTGTGCCACGGCTTTGCTACGAACACCGACGCCGCTCGGGCCAACGCAGCTCACAACGCACTTCAGTACCTCAAAATCATGGCAGGAGGGAAATAA
- the sp7 gene encoding transcription factor Sp7 isoform X1, with translation MAASILEVGSIIEDTRYGSSPLAMLTATCNKFGSTSPVRDSATPDKTGSTTQVKKPYAMASDLQTAKIGRTTDASGLADSYTGSFTTAGGGGGGLLTPSGSPPSSAGGYSTEYNPFSHSFQTSVSQDPSLLVSKAHATADCLSSVYTSLDMTHPYGSWYKAGIHPGITSAPANSTSSWWDVHPNSNWLSATQPQTDGGLQASLQPVAPQASLSPQLPSYSTDFTTLNPAPYPSVGLGSSSHLLQPSQHMLPQDMYKPKPVPSTGLIESPMGLKPARGSGGYSGGGTPGRSSCDCPNCQELERLGASAASLRKKPVHSCHIPGCGKVYGKASHLKAHLRWHTGERPFVCNWLFCGKRFTRSDELERHVRTHTREKKFTCLLCNKRFTRSDHLSKHQKTHADSAMQGKAGAVEGDTDPRGEDTPELNSSTAPANPATDQITGGEEKTGTPNGVENSSGLLEI, from the exons ATGGCCGCATCTATTCTGGAGGTAGGAAGTATAATT GAAGACACTCGCTATGGCTCCAGTCCTCTGGCTATGTTAACTGCTACCTGTAACAAATTTGGCAGCACCAGCCCTGTCAGGGATTCGGCTACACCAGATAAGACCGGCAGCACCACTCAAGTAAAGAAGCCATACGCCATGGCCTCTGACCTTCAAACAGCTAAAATCGGGCGGACGACAGACGCCAGTGGCCTGGCGGACTCCTACACTGGCTCCTTCACCACAGCTGGAGGAGGTGGCGGTGGGCTGCTTACTCCATCTGGAAGCCCCCCTTCTTCAGCTGGAGGCTACTCGACAGAATATAACCCCTTCTCCCACTCTTTCCAGACCTCAGTCTCCCAGGATCCGTCTCTTCTCGTGTCCAAAGCCCACGCCACAGCCGACTGCCTCAGCAGCGTGTACACCTCGCTGGATATGACACACCCTTACGGCTCCTGGTACAAAGCTGGAATCCACCCCGGCATAACTTCTGCCCCAGCTAACTCTACGTCTTCCTGGTGGGATGTCCACCCCAACTCTAACTGGCTGTCTGCAACACAGCCCCAAACTGACGGAGGTCTCCAGGCCTCTCTGCAGCCTGTAGCACCGCAAGCGTCCCTCAGCCCACAGCTGCCAAGCTACAGCACTGACTTTACGACGCTCAATCCAGCACCGTATCCCTCAGTGGGGCTGGGATCCTCCTCACATCTCCTCCAACCCTCCCAGCACATGCTGCCCCAGGATATGTACAAGCCCAAGCCTGTACCAAGCACAGGGCTAATTGAGAGTCCCATGGGCCTTAAGCCTGCCAGGGGATCAGGAGGTTATAGCGGAGGGGGGACGCCAGGCAGATCTTCGTGTGACTGCCCCAACTGTCAGGAGCTGGAAAGACTgggagcttctgctgcttccCTGAGGAAGAAACCGGTCCACAGCTGCCACATCCCAGGCTGTGGGAAGGTTTATGGCAAGGCCTCCCACCTGAAGGCCCACCTGCGCTGGCACACTGGCGAGAGGCCCTTTGTTTGCAACTGGCTGTTCTGCGGGAAGCGCTTCACCCGCTCTGACGAACTAGAGAGGCACGTGCGCACCCACACGCGGGAAAAGAAGTTCACCTGCTTGCTGTGCAACAAGCGCTTCACACGCAGCGACCACCTCTCCAAGCATCAGAAGACCCACGCTGATTCTGCCATGCAGGGTAAAGCTGGAGCCGTGGAGGGAGACACTGATCCTCGGGGGGAAGACACCCCAGAGCTCAACTCCAGCACAGCACCGGCCAATCCCGCCACTGACCAAATCACCGGCGGAGAGGAAAAGACTGGCACACCTAATGGAGTGGAGAACAGCAGTGGATTGTTGGAGATCTGA
- the LOC101162039 gene encoding protein TESPA1 yields the protein MERASIKDRRRAWINSRQCTTLEEPQGLLSTSMIDDNVFPDEKIESWLRGCRSEAGSENNARFSFDAELAFNLADDLSLGADASVLGGASVKHRAGTSRHRLRLLQLKHGLSMASSCYSSSTCKTLSSVSEILQLYEEDAEEVLCALGFGSAEEQITARVPSRFLNSPSNANGINLRLFLDSQIQRIREEDHRLCLASRFRQVEVLTATANAFYSLYSHVSRTPLQKLDTPVFTFPSPVNKMKRFQPSTCSEPRSPVERLKDTVHRMCLYTGSPRGSESTSPQPLHRKRSSVPDIVEMIMRGKTGTAKRLDLEEHHGDNQTVEDGLTTGNGEKRPMQKVVVDANIPQHDTKICCEEMQDNRQKEYVDGDQERPREKELDSTNSGPTFFTTLSSSQETLTDSEQLMPLRRSELDSCPTQRDAGTAELHPAAKVTCDFCDQSTHSTNCLFPASSVAENTDVPFPASHESCALTQDCHPHMTKVAGLEPSSSCNCCCITVTGWDGEMESPRSTKTPHFHYASPVASMLTSDELLSQGDTKYLNPMSHPSMGAFSKARQQVNSFELEEVHSAGEEDFGQSELSRTPTLQLSRCPNKGEVVRGDSVQSDSSGFADEDLSPSAEKLSS from the exons ATGGAAAGAGCGTCCATCAAAGATAGGCGGAGAGCTTGGATCAACAGCCGACAGTGCACCACTTTGGAGGAACCTCAAGGGTTGTTATCCACCTCGATGATTGACGACAATGTCTTCCCAGATG AAAAGATTGAGAGCTGGCTTCGTGGCTGTAG GTCAGAGGCCGGGTCGGAGAACAATGCTAGATTCAGTTTTG atgctgaactagcttttaatttggcCGATGACCTGAGCCTTGGAGCTGATG ctTCAGTCTTAGGTGGCGCTTCAGTTAAACACAGAGCTGG AACAAGCCGTCATAGACTTAGATTGCTGCAACTGAAGCATGGGCTCAGCATGGCCTCCAGCTGCTACTCCTCATCCACCTGCAAAACTCTTTCAAG TGTGTCAGAGATCCTGCAGCTGTATgaagaggatgcagaggaggttCTATGTGCGCTGGGTTTCGGTAGCGCGGAGGAGCAGATCACCGCACGTGTCCCGTCGCGATTTTTAAACTCTCCCTCCAACGCCAACGGCATTAACTTGCGTCTGTTCCTGGACTCTCAAATTCAGCGCATACGAGAAGAGGACCACAGACTTTGTCTCGCCA GTCGTTTTAGACAGGTTGAAGTGCTCACGGCTACGGCCAATGCTTTCTATTCGCTCTACTCCCATGTGTCCCGCACTCCTCTACAAAAACTGGACACGCCGGTGTTTACCTTTCCTTCTCCTGTGAACAAGATGAAGCGGTTTCAGCCCAGCACTTGCAGCGAACCGCGGTCTCCTGTGGAGCGGCTTAAGGACACCGTTCACAGAATGTGTCTGTACACAGGCTCCCCTCGTGGGTCTGAGTCCACCTCTCCGCAGCCATTACACAGGAAGAGAAGCAGCGTCCCTGACATCGTGGAAATGATCATGAGAGGTAAAACGGGGACTGCCAAGAGGCTGGATTTGGAGGAACATCATGGAGACAATCAGACTGTGGAGGACGGGCTGACAACTGGAAACGGGGAAAAGAGACCCATGCAGAAAGTCGTGGTGGATGCAAATATACCTCAACATGACACTAAAATCTGCTGTGAAGAAATGCAAGACAACAGACAAAAAGAATATGTTGATGGTGATCAAGAGAGGCCCAGAGAAAAAGAACTTGACAGCACAAATAGTGGTCCAACATTTTTCACAACACTGTCCTCATCACAAGAAACTTTAACAGACTCTGAACAACTGATGCCTTTACGTCGGTCGGAGCTGGACTCTTGTCCCACCCAAAGAGATGCAGGGACAGCTGAGCTGCACCCTGCCGCTAAGGTCACGTGTGATTTTTGTGATCAGAGCACACACAGTACAAACTGTCTATTTCCTGCTTCTTCTGTGGCAGAAAACACAGACGTGCCATTCCCTGCATCCCATGAATCCTGTGCTCTCACACAAGACTGCCACCCACACATGACTAAGGTTGCTGGTTTAGaacccagcagcagctgcaatTGTTGCTGCATTACAGTGACCGGCTGGGATGGAGAGATGGAATCTCCACGTTCCACAAAAACGCCACATTTTCATTACGCTTCACCCGTGGCGTCCATGTTGACCAGCGATGAACTGTTAAGTCAAGGAGACACAAAGTACCTGAATCCGATGTCACATCCCAGCATGGGCGCCTTCTCCAAAGCCCGCCAGCAGGTCAACTCCTTTGAGTTGGAGGAG GTGCACAGCGCTGGAGAAGAGGATTTTGGACAATCAGAACTTTCAAGGACACCAACTTTGCAGCTTTCCAGATGTCCAAATAAAG gGGAGGTGGTTCGGGGTGACAGTGTGCAGTCGGACAGCAGCGGATTTGCAGATGAAGACCTCAGCCCCTCAGCAGAGAAACTCAGCAGCTGA